Proteins found in one Lates calcarifer isolate ASB-BC8 unplaced genomic scaffold, TLL_Latcal_v3 _unitig_1700_quiver_1831, whole genome shotgun sequence genomic segment:
- the LOC108890201 gene encoding LOW QUALITY PROTEIN: transmembrane protein 180-like (The sequence of the model RefSeq protein was modified relative to this genomic sequence to represent the inferred CDS: inserted 1 base in 1 codon), protein FPPRTGSQITSPEVVLKRLRALATNGPLFALSFLAFWVAWARPGLQFLLCLCLYDGFLTMVDLHHSALLADLAVSAADRTRLNFHCSVFSALGSFSVFLSYSFWDKEDFYFFRLFCVTLAAFSILGFFLVSRMLLHRFQKEVRPRQDEALALKELSVGHAPLTQPEKPVTIGQYLKQLSTHRNFMWFVSMNLVQVFHCHFNNNFFPLFLEHLLSDNISASTGSILLGISYIXPHLNNLYFLTLCQRYGVYQVIRWLFLLKLGLSVVMVLAGADHIYLLCIFIASNRVFTEGTCKLLKLVISDLVDEDFVVNRRQQAASALVFGMVALLTKPGQTFAPLIGTWLLCVYTGYDIFEREPVKDSLVSVPDIASGSGTPPLRLGCFYMLVFVPITCALLQLAAWSRFTLHGRKLQGIKTMRQGAQHGHLIDVKAI, encoded by the exons ttccctcccAGGACTGGCTCTCAGATCACATCTCCAGAGGTGGTGCTAAAGCGCCTGAGGGCTCTCGCCACAAATGGCCCTCTCTTCGCTCTGTCGTTCCTGGCCTTCTGGGTGGCGTGGGCCAGGCCGGGCCTGCAGTTCCTGCTCTGCCTGTGCCTCTATGATGGTTTCCTCACTATGGTGGACCTCCATCACAGCGCCCTGCTGGCCGACCTCGCAGTGTCCGCCGCTGATCGCACGCGCCTCAACTTTCACTGCTCAGTGTTCAGCGCTTTGGGctcattctctgtttttctgtcctaCTCTTTCTGGGACAAGGaggacttttactttttccGTCTCTTCTGTGTGACTCTGGCAGCTTTTTCCATTCTAGGCTTTTTCTTAGTGTCCAGGATGCTACTACATCGCTTTCAAAAAGAAGTCCGTCCAAGACAGGATGAGGCACTGGCACTCAAAGA GCTGAGTGTTGGCCATGCTCCACTTACCCAGCCAGAAAAACCTGTCACTATTGGACAGTACCTCAAGCAGCTCTCCACACACAGGAACTTCATGTGGTTTGTGTCAATGAACCTTGTtcag GTGTTTCACTGCCACTTCAACAACAACTTCTTCCCCCTTTTCCTTGAGCATCTCCTCTCTGACAATATTTCCGCCTCTACAGGTTCCATCTTACTCG GGATCTCTTACA GCCCCCACCTGAACAACTTGTATTTCCTGACACTGTGCCAGCGTTATGGGGTTTACCAGGTTATCCGCTGGCTATTTTTGCTCAAACTGGGACTTAGTGTGGTTATGGTGCTGGCAGGGGCTGACCACATTTATCTGCTGTGCATCTTCATTGCTAG TAACCGGGTATTTACAGAGGGGACCTGCAAGCTACTGAAATTAGTCATTTCCGATCTGGTGGATGAAGACTTTGTGGTCAACCGACGTCAGCAGGCCGCCTCTGCACTTGTCTTCGGGATGGTTGCCTTGTTGACCAAACCTGGCCAGACATTTGCCCCTCTCATTGGCACCtggctgctctgtgtttacacaG GTTATGATATTTTTGAGAGGGAGCCTGTGAAGGACTCTCTGGTTTCTGTGCCTGACATTGCCTCCGGCTCCGGGACTCCACCTCTACGCCTGGGCTGCTTCtacatgttggtgtttgtgCCTATCACCTGTGCCCTGCTCCAGCTGGCTGCCTGGTCTCGCTTCACACTTCACGGCCGCAAACTGCAGGGGATCAAGACCATGAGGCAGGGGGCCCAGCACGGCCACCTAATCGATGTCAAGGCCATATGA
- the LOC108890202 gene encoding uncharacterized protein LOC108890202, giving the protein MHQSMELVSVQYEYEYTAKDGHHVSIKPNESYILVSKTNEHWWHVRKDLDTKPFYIPAQYVKEVQSHTGDSPGANNSKLLDITDVTPCRGTTVIRMTALDPSRETYRFSTFGLCENIPDVKPSETLKEGQTTSSSAPSQDNTKTHNSAFTSAPLKTDGLQLYAKPHPVSKVGKEQKRPKSLLQDDKVEQPQTFVDDEDMDFPSPPSSPIYDTIPEINIQDFDTFSELPSPVPPDDVSASQQQSLNQATEETSSTDALSIEQSGCKVTDKSEGVRKRLLAFLCGVWSLPTWVLSGYTGFHPHPRDMQ; this is encoded by the exons ATGCACCAGAGCATGGAGCTTGTGTCAGTGCAGTATGAGTATGAGTACACAGCGAAGGATGGTCACCATGTTTCCATCAAACCTAATGAAAGCTACATCCTGGTCTCCAAGACGAATGAGCACTGGTGGCACGTCCGCAAAGACCTGGACACCAAGCCCTTCTATATCCCCGCACAGTATGTGAAAGAAGTCCAATCGCATACTGGAGACTCCCCCGGTGCTAATAACAGTAAGCTGCTGGATATCACTGATGTAACACCATGTAGAGGGACTACAGTGATCCGTATGACAGCTCTGGATCCTTCAAGAGAAACATACCGGTTCTCCACTTTTGGTTTATGTGAAAACATACCAGATGTGAAGCCCAGTGAGACTCTGAAAGAAGGACAGACCACCAGCAGCTCTGCACCTTCCCAGGATAATACAAAGACGCACAATTCAGCATTTACCTCAGCACCTCTGAAAACTGACGGCCTGCAGCTGTATGCAAAACCTCATCCTGTGTCAAAGGTCGGGAAAGAACAAAAGCGGCCAAAAAGCTTACTGCAGGACGATAAAGTAGAACAGCCACAGACTTTTGTGGATGATGAGGACATGGACTTCCCTTCACCCCCTAGTTCACCCATATATGACACCATACCAGAGATAAACATCCAAGACTTTGACACATTTTCTGAGCTGCCCAGTCCTGTCCCTCCAGATGACGTGTCAGCATCgcagcagcagagtttgaatCAAGCCACAGAAGAAACTTCATCCACAGATGCTCTTTCTATTGAGCAG TCTGGGTGTAAGGTcacagataaatctgagggtgTCAGGAAACGACTgttggcttttctgtgtggggTGTGGAGTTTGCCTACGTGGGTTCTCTCAGGGTACACTGGCTTCCACCCACACcccagagacatgcag